A genome region from Dehalococcoidia bacterium includes the following:
- a CDS encoding universal stress protein, with product MKILLAIDGSKYSEMCAKTLKAFKLTPQTEVTVMTVVPEHVFLGGLTIHMLRRGAAAREQTRKAQEQNATEVVKGAIEVLRASGIHAESVVRWGKPAEQILNEAGEMRADLVVIGARGTRDPQQFPLGSVAQKVMKYADASVLLVRDKYAKMRRVLLATDGSKHSDQVTRFLLDLPLPLTSEVVLVTALQSHIAAWLKTPTMDLETNQQLLAKLQEAEEWKAWELLTKTKNQFREKGYGVSSLVLKGEPAQEILFAASTINPDLIAVGAKGLTGVEAFLLGSVAQRVAGFAKYSVLIGRVPGYNQPS from the coding sequence ATGAAGATATTGCTTGCCATCGACGGCTCTAAGTATTCGGAGATGTGCGCCAAGACACTGAAGGCGTTTAAGCTCACCCCTCAGACCGAGGTCACCGTGATGACGGTTGTGCCGGAACACGTCTTCCTAGGGGGGCTCACCATCCACATGTTAAGGCGCGGGGCCGCCGCCAGAGAGCAAACGCGCAAGGCCCAAGAGCAGAATGCTACCGAAGTGGTTAAGGGGGCAATCGAGGTGCTGCGGGCAAGCGGCATCCATGCCGAAAGTGTGGTGCGGTGGGGAAAGCCCGCCGAACAGATCTTAAATGAGGCTGGTGAGATGCGAGCTGATCTGGTAGTAATCGGTGCAAGGGGCACACGCGACCCTCAACAATTCCCCCTCGGGAGCGTGGCGCAGAAGGTGATGAAATATGCAGATGCCAGCGTCCTGCTGGTCAGAGATAAGTATGCCAAAATGCGGCGGGTGCTACTTGCCACCGATGGCTCTAAACACTCAGACCAAGTTACCCGGTTCCTCCTCGACCTACCGCTGCCCCTCACCAGCGAGGTGGTGCTGGTAACCGCCCTTCAGTCCCATATCGCTGCATGGCTGAAGACACCTACCATGGACCTGGAGACCAACCAGCAGCTCCTCGCGAAGCTCCAAGAGGCGGAAGAGTGGAAGGCGTGGGAACTTTTGACCAAAACCAAGAACCAGTTCAGGGAGAAGGGATACGGGGTCTCCTCCCTGGTGCTCAAGGGGGAGCCTGCCCAGGAGATACTGTTCGCCGCATCAACGATTAATCCCGACCTGATCGCGGTGGGGGCTAAGGGGCTTACCGGGGTCGAGGCCTTCCTGCTGGGCAGCGTGGCCCAGAGGGTGGCCGGATTCGCAAAATATTCGGTACTGATCGGCAGGGTACCGGGCTACAATCAACCGAGCTAG
- a CDS encoding MFS transporter: MVSVIRSIFQPSDKVSPQDLEKGLKAVILDGMCTQAMGVLTGGAFLVAFAIALGASNFHIGLLAAIPFLTQFLQLPAVYLVERVRARRGISVAFSGASRLLWLLIAAIPLLFAAYTGAGLYVVIVALALFAGLGAVAGTSWNSWMRDLIPEKILGSFFARRMILSTGLGIVLTVLAGFFVYFWKGRFPDDQLYGYSILFILGCAAGLVGLYFLSRTPEPKMEKQGEVPSLRELLTRPLKDTNFRRLLTFSVPWSFAINMAAPFFTVYLLVRLEYSLSTVVMLAVLSQLANLFFLRIWGRLSDRFNNKSILSVSGPLFLLCILAWPFTTMPEKYFLTLPLVIIIHIFSGISLAGVTLGTGNIALKLSPRGQATSYLAASGILNSLAAGVASLIGGIIGFFFATKELSLLFQWFEPARQIAIHTIDLRGLDFLFVIAFIIGLYSLHRLASIKEEGEVTERIVINELTAEVMQQMKSLSTVGGLRQFTSFPLYIARDSLRRLPQPRKRKKRDRGETPDVQ, encoded by the coding sequence GTGGTTTCAGTAATAAGAAGTATATTTCAGCCAAGTGATAAGGTCTCGCCACAGGACCTCGAGAAGGGCCTTAAGGCTGTCATCCTGGATGGCATGTGCACCCAGGCGATGGGGGTGCTCACCGGCGGCGCTTTTCTCGTCGCCTTTGCCATAGCCCTGGGGGCCTCGAACTTTCATATCGGGCTGCTGGCGGCCATCCCTTTCCTCACCCAGTTTCTCCAGCTCCCGGCTGTTTATCTCGTAGAAAGGGTTAGGGCGAGGAGAGGCATCTCTGTAGCCTTTTCGGGGGCAAGCAGGCTTTTGTGGCTACTGATCGCCGCCATTCCGCTGCTATTTGCCGCCTACACCGGTGCGGGGTTATACGTGGTAATCGTTGCCCTGGCACTGTTCGCCGGCCTGGGTGCCGTCGCCGGCACCAGCTGGAACTCCTGGATGCGCGACCTGATCCCGGAAAAGATACTGGGGAGTTTTTTCGCCAGGCGCATGATTCTGTCCACAGGCCTGGGGATTGTCCTAACCGTGCTTGCCGGTTTTTTCGTCTATTTCTGGAAAGGCCGTTTCCCCGACGACCAACTGTATGGCTACTCGATATTGTTTATCCTAGGGTGTGCTGCCGGCCTGGTGGGGCTATATTTCCTCTCGCGCACCCCTGAGCCCAAGATGGAGAAGCAAGGTGAAGTCCCATCGCTACGCGAACTCCTCACCCGTCCTCTGAAGGACACCAACTTCAGGAGGCTCCTTACCTTCAGTGTGCCGTGGAGCTTCGCCATTAACATGGCCGCCCCCTTCTTTACCGTCTACCTGCTCGTGCGCCTGGAGTACAGCCTGTCCACGGTGGTTATGCTCGCGGTTTTGAGCCAGCTGGCAAACCTATTCTTCTTGCGCATCTGGGGCAGGCTGTCTGACAGGTTTAACAACAAGTCTATTTTATCGGTAAGCGGACCCTTGTTCTTGCTTTGCATCCTGGCTTGGCCTTTCACTACAATGCCCGAGAAGTACTTCCTTACCCTGCCTCTGGTTATTATCATCCACATATTCAGTGGGATATCCCTCGCCGGGGTGACCCTGGGAACGGGCAACATAGCCCTGAAGCTATCGCCGCGGGGACAGGCCACCTCATACCTGGCTGCCAGCGGCATACTGAATTCCCTTGCTGCCGGAGTGGCTTCCCTCATTGGAGGCATCATCGGCTTCTTCTTTGCAACAAAGGAGTTGTCATTACTATTTCAGTGGTTCGAGCCTGCCAGGCAAATCGCCATCCATACAATTGATTTAAGGGGGCTTGACTTCCTTTTCGTTATCGCCTTCATTATTGGGCTCTATTCGTTACACCGCTTAGCCTCGATCAAGGAGGAGGGCGAGGTGACCGAGCGGATCGTGATCAACGAGCTGACCGCCGAGGTAATGCAGCAGATGAAGAGCCTGTCCACCGTGGGCGGGCTGCGGCAGTTTACTTCATTCCCCCTGTATATTGCCCGTGACAGCCTGCGCAGGCTGCCCCAACCGCGTAAGCGAAAAAAGCGTGACAGGGGTGAAACTCCGGATGTTCAATGA